A window of the Cannabis sativa cultivar Pink pepper isolate KNU-18-1 chromosome X, ASM2916894v1, whole genome shotgun sequence genome harbors these coding sequences:
- the LOC115710877 gene encoding UMP-CMP kinase 3 isoform X1, with amino-acid sequence MGAVVDAVNQDLNGSLAEKNPTVVFVLGGPGSGKGTQCANIVEHFGYTHLSAGDLLRAEIKSGSENGTMIQEMIREGKIVPSEVTIKLLQKAMQDSGNDKFLIDGFPRNEENRAAFEKVTKIEPAFVLFFDCPEEEMERRILSRNQGREDDNVETIRKRFNVFLESSLPVIKHYEARGKVKKIDAARPVAEVFETVKGIFAPKNEKVKGFGHILRLSECCICT; translated from the exons ATGGGAGCAGTTGTTGATGCTGTAAACCAG GATCTTAATGGAAGTTTAGCTGAAAAGAATCCTactgttgtttttgttttgg GTGGTCCGGGCAGTGGAAAAGGTACCCAGTGTGCAAATATTGTTGAACATTTTGGTTACACTCATCTTAGTGCCGGTGACCTTCTGCGAGCAGAAATCAAATCTGGCTCAGAAAATGG AACCATGATTCAGGAGATGATTAGAGAAGGAAAGATTGTTCCTTCAGAGGTAACCATTAAGCTTCTCCAAAAAGCAATGCAGGATAGTGGAAATGACAAATTTCTTATTGACGGGTTTCCCCGTAATGAGGAAAACCGAGCTGCATTCGAGAAAGTT ACAAAAATTGAGCCAGCGTTTGTCTTGTTTTTTGATTGCCCAGAAGAAGAGATGGAGAGGCGTATTTTGAGTAGGAACCAG GGAAGAGAAGATGATAATGTCGAAACAATAAGGAAACGTTTCAATGTTTTCCTAGAGTCGAGTCTCCCCGTGATTAAGCACTATGAGGCCAGGGGAAAAGTTAAAAAG ATTGATGCTGCAAGGCCTGTTGCAGAGGTTTTTGAGACGGTGAAAGGGATTTTTGCCCCCAAAAATGAGAAGGTAAAGGGTTTTGGCCATATTTTGAG GTTGAGTGAATGCTGCATTTGTACCTGA
- the LOC115710877 gene encoding UMP-CMP kinase 3 isoform X2 has product MGAVVDAVNQDLNGSLAEKNPTVVFVLGGPGSGKGTQCANIVEHFGYTHLSAGDLLRAEIKSGSENGTMIQEMIREGKIVPSEVTIKLLQKAMQDSGNDKFLIDGFPRNEENRAAFEKVTKIEPAFVLFFDCPEEEMERRILSRNQGREDDNVETIRKRFNVFLESSLPVIKHYEARGKVKKIDAARPVAEVFETVKGIFAPKNEKVE; this is encoded by the exons ATGGGAGCAGTTGTTGATGCTGTAAACCAG GATCTTAATGGAAGTTTAGCTGAAAAGAATCCTactgttgtttttgttttgg GTGGTCCGGGCAGTGGAAAAGGTACCCAGTGTGCAAATATTGTTGAACATTTTGGTTACACTCATCTTAGTGCCGGTGACCTTCTGCGAGCAGAAATCAAATCTGGCTCAGAAAATGG AACCATGATTCAGGAGATGATTAGAGAAGGAAAGATTGTTCCTTCAGAGGTAACCATTAAGCTTCTCCAAAAAGCAATGCAGGATAGTGGAAATGACAAATTTCTTATTGACGGGTTTCCCCGTAATGAGGAAAACCGAGCTGCATTCGAGAAAGTT ACAAAAATTGAGCCAGCGTTTGTCTTGTTTTTTGATTGCCCAGAAGAAGAGATGGAGAGGCGTATTTTGAGTAGGAACCAG GGAAGAGAAGATGATAATGTCGAAACAATAAGGAAACGTTTCAATGTTTTCCTAGAGTCGAGTCTCCCCGTGATTAAGCACTATGAGGCCAGGGGAAAAGTTAAAAAG ATTGATGCTGCAAGGCCTGTTGCAGAGGTTTTTGAGACGGTGAAAGGGATTTTTGCCCCCAAAAATGAGAAG GTTGAGTGA